From Anomalospiza imberbis isolate Cuckoo-Finch-1a 21T00152 chromosome 6, ASM3175350v1, whole genome shotgun sequence, one genomic window encodes:
- the CDKN3 gene encoding cyclin-dependent kinase inhibitor 3, which produces MVKPLRDRDRDRDRDRDRDRDRDRDRDRDRDRDRDRDLDTDTDTAEGPGPTMSPPLSPQPAAAPADGFASSDDEAAEEDPSPLHISWLSLSPLYSSEFLGLCSLPGCRFKDVRRNLQKDIGELKSCGTQDIFVLCTRGELSKYRVPNLIDTYQQHGMCVHHHPIPDGNAPDIVTCCKILEELRTCLENRQKTVIHCYGGLGRSCLVAACLLLQLSDTLAPQQVIESLRNLRGSGAIQTIKQYNFLHDFRENLAAHLATKDPVLRSASR; this is translated from the exons ATGGTGAAACCGCTGagggaccgggatcgggaccgggaccgggaccgggaccgggaccgggatcgggatcgggatcgggatcgggatcgggatcgggatcgggatcgggatctCGATACCGACACCGATACCGCCGAGGGTCCCGGCCCCACGATGAGCCCCCCGCTCTCCCCGCAGCCCGCTGCGGCGCCAGCCGACGGCTTTGCCTCCTCAGACGATGAGGCCGCCGAAGAGGACCCGAGCCCGCTCCACATCTCCTG gTTGTCTTTGTCTCCTCTCTACTCTTCAGAGTTCCTGGGCTTATGTTCCCTTCCAG GTTGCAGGTTTAAGGATGTCAGAAGAAATCTTCAGAAAGATATAG GAGAACTGAAGAGCTGTGGGACCCAGGATATCTTTGTGCTTTGTACCAGAGGAGAGCTCTCAAAATACCGAGTACCAAACCTGATCGACACCTACCAACAGCACGGGATGTGTGTGCACCACCACCCCATTCCTGATGGGAATGCTCCTGACATTGTCACCTGCTGCAAGATCCTGGAAGAGCTCAGAACCTGCCTGGAAAATAGGCAGAAGACAGTGATACA cTGTTACGGTGGCCTCGGACGCTCTTGTCTTG TGGCTGCATGTCTCCTGCTCCAGCTTTCAGACACCCTGGCACCTCAGCAGGTGATAGAGAGCCTCAGGAACCTGAGAGGATCAGGGGCCATACAGACCATCAAG CAGTACAATTTCCTCCATGACTTCCGGGAGAACCTGGCTGCACACCTGGCAACAAAGGACCCGGTGCTGAGATCGGCATCGCGGTAG